In one window of Calypte anna isolate BGI_N300 chromosome 1, bCalAnn1_v1.p, whole genome shotgun sequence DNA:
- the EMP1 gene encoding epithelial membrane protein 1, whose translation MLVLLAGIFVVHIATVIMLFVSTISNVWMVGSSNFGAATSGLWQLCNKTCVDLLVNSDDEASLKTVQAFMILSIIFSVIALIMFIVQLFTLEKGKRFYITGAFMLVCWLCILIGVSIYTARFTGRIPFSTNTHHGYCFILAWICFCFSFIIGILYLVLRKK comes from the exons ATGTTGGTGCTACTGGCTGGTATCTTTGTGGTTCACATCGCCACTGTCATCATGCTCTTTGTCTCCACCATTTCCAAC GTTTGGATGGTGGGTTCTTCCAACTTTGGAGCAGCCACATCAGGACTTTGGCAACTGTGCAACAAAACCTGTGTAGACCTGCTAGTTAATAGTGATGATGAAG CTTCCCTCAAAACCGTGCAAGCATTTATGATCCTCTCAATCATATTTTCCGTCATCGCACTTATCATGTTCATTGTCCAGCTTTTCACTCTGGAGAAGGGCAAACGTTTCTACATCACTGGAGCCTTCATGCTGGTTTGCT gGCTCTGCATTCTGATTGGAGTCTCCATTTACACAGCTCGGTTCACAGGCCGGATACCCTTCTCCACAAATACTCACCACGGCTACTGCTTCATACTGGCCTGGATCTGCTTTTGCTTCAGTTTCATCATTGGCATCCTCTACCTTgttcttaggaaaaaataa